GGGACGCGGTGGTCGTCGTCCTGCACGATCTGGGGCTGGCCGCCGCGTACGCGCACCGGGTGGCGGTCCTGGCGGCGGGCCGGGTCGCGGCGGACGGGCCGCCCGCCGAGGTGTTCTCCGCGCCGCTGCTGTCGCGGGTCTACGACCAGCCGGTCGAGGTGTTCCCGCACCCGCGCACGGCCGCGCTCCTGATCACCCCTCAGCGGAACCTTTGAGTTTCCTTTGACTTCGATTTGACGAGTATTTTGAGCCACCGTGATCAGCTCGTGCCCGTCCGTCACACATGAGAGCTGAATCACCGCATGCGTGGGTATCACCCGGGTGAGGCTTGGATAAGTTAGGCGAGCCTCACCAACCCCGTGTGAGCCCGGACAGGCGATTCTTCGCCATCCCCGTCGCCCCTTTGGAGCCTGCATGCGAGCCGTCAGAGCCTCGTTCGTGACCGCCGCCGCGACCGCCGCGGCCCTGACCGCGGTCACCGGCTGCACGGAGAAGAGCAAGGCCGACGGCGACGGCGTGATCCAGGTGACCGCGGCCGACACGAAGTGCGAGACCTCCACCACCTCGGTGCCCGCGGGTCAGGTCACGCTGAAGATAGCGAACACGGGTTCCCGGGCGACCGAGGTGGAGATCCTCTTCCCCGACGACCGGATCGTCTCCGAGAAGGAGAACATCGGCCCCGGCACCAAGTACACGCTGACCGCCGAGGTGAAGGCCGGCTCGTACGAGATCGCCTGCCGGCCCGGCATGAAGGGCCTCGGCGTCCGCCAGAAGCTCACGGTCACCGGCGGCGGCAAGGTCGCCGCCCGCGACCCCGAGCTGGACAAGGCGGTCGCCGCCTACCGCGAGTACGCGCAGGAGCAGGCCGACGCGACGATCCCCGCCGTGGAGACGTTCGCGAACGCCGTCACCGCGGGCGACCTCGAAGCCGCCAAGAACGCCTTCGCCCCCTCCCGCGTCGGCTGGGAGCGCACCGAGCCGATCGCCGAGTCCTTCGGTGACATCGACCCGAAGACCGACACCCGCGCCGACGGCCTGGAGAAGGGCCAGAAGTGGACCGGCTGGCACGCGCTGGAGAAGGCGCTGTGGCAGGACAAGAAGATCGGCGCCGAGCAGAAGACGCTCGCCACCGACCTCGTCACCGACCTCAAGGACTGGCAGCGGCGGGTCGGCAAGGCCGAGATCACCCCGACCTCGATGGCCAACGGCGCCAAGGAACTCCTCGACGAGGTCGCCACCGGCAAGGTCACCGGCGAGGAGGACCGCTACTCGCACACCGACCTCAGCGACTTCCGCGCCAACGTCGAGGGCGCGCAGAAGGCGTACGAGCTGCTGAAGCCGGTCGCGGCGAAGAACGACGCGGCCCTCACCGCCGAACTCGACAAGCAGTTCGCCGCGTTGGACGCGCTGCTCGACACCTACCGCTCGGACAGCCCGGCGGACAAGGCGCAGAACGGCTACAGGTCCTACGACAAGGTGACCAAGGAGCAGCGCAAGGGTCTGTCGGACGCGGTCAACGCGCTGGCGGAGCCGCTCTCCAAGCTGGCCGCCGCCGTCGTGAAGTAGCCCGCGCGATGGCCGAGAACACCGAGAACACCGCGAACCCCCAGAACACCGCGAACACCGCGAACCAGGGCAGGACCGACGACAGGACCGACGGGGTCCGGCCCTCGCGCCGGGCGCTGATCGGCTGGGGCGGGGCCGGGCTCGCGCTCGGCGCCGCCGCCGCGGGCGGCGCGGCGGCGGCCCTCGCGAGCACCGGCGGCGACAGCGGGGCGGCGGGCTCCGCCGTGGACTTCCACGGCGCCCACCAGGCGGGCATCGCCACCGCGGTCCAGGACCGGCTGCACTTCGCCGCGTTCGACGTGCGGACCGACGACCGGGCCGCGTTCGTGCGGCTGCTCAAGGAGTGGACGGCCGCGGCCCGCCGGATGACGGCGGGCCTGCCCGTCGGTGACGGCGCCCACGGCGGGCTCGCCGAGGCGCCGCCCGACGACACCGGCGAGGCCCTGGGGCTGCACGCCTCCCGGCTGACCCTGACGATCGGTTTCGGGCCGTCGCTCTTCGAGGAGTTCGGTCTGCGCGACCGCAGGCCCGCCGCGCTCGTCGACCTGCCGCGGTTCCCGGGCGACAACCTGGACGCCTCCCGCACCGGCGGCGACCTGTGCGTGCAGGCCTGCGCCGACGACCCGCAGGTCGCCGTGCACGCCATCCGCAACCTGGCCCGCATCGGCTTCGGCACGGTCGCCGTCCGCTGGTCCCAACTGGGCTTCGGGAAGACGTCGTCGACCACCCCCGACGCCCAGACCCCGCGCAACCTCATGGGGTTCAAGGACGGCACCCGCAACATCGCGGGCACCGAGACCGGGCGGCTGGAGAAGTTCGTGTGGGTCGGCGAGGGCGACGGGCCCGGCTGGATGACCGGCGGCTCGTACCTCGTCGCCCGCCGCATCCGCATGAACATCGAGACCTGGGACCGGGCCTCGCTCCAGGAGCAGGAGGACGTCTTCGGCCGCGACAAGGGCGAAGGCGCGGCGGTCGGCAAGGCCAAGGAGCACGACCCGCCGTTCCTCAAGGCGAT
The sequence above is a segment of the Streptomyces griseoviridis genome. Coding sequences within it:
- the efeO gene encoding iron uptake system protein EfeO: MRAVRASFVTAAATAAALTAVTGCTEKSKADGDGVIQVTAADTKCETSTTSVPAGQVTLKIANTGSRATEVEILFPDDRIVSEKENIGPGTKYTLTAEVKAGSYEIACRPGMKGLGVRQKLTVTGGGKVAARDPELDKAVAAYREYAQEQADATIPAVETFANAVTAGDLEAAKNAFAPSRVGWERTEPIAESFGDIDPKTDTRADGLEKGQKWTGWHALEKALWQDKKIGAEQKTLATDLVTDLKDWQRRVGKAEITPTSMANGAKELLDEVATGKVTGEEDRYSHTDLSDFRANVEGAQKAYELLKPVAAKNDAALTAELDKQFAALDALLDTYRSDSPADKAQNGYRSYDKVTKEQRKGLSDAVNALAEPLSKLAAAVVK
- the efeB gene encoding iron uptake transporter deferrochelatase/peroxidase subunit gives rise to the protein MAENTENTANPQNTANTANQGRTDDRTDGVRPSRRALIGWGGAGLALGAAAAGGAAAALASTGGDSGAAGSAVDFHGAHQAGIATAVQDRLHFAAFDVRTDDRAAFVRLLKEWTAAARRMTAGLPVGDGAHGGLAEAPPDDTGEALGLHASRLTLTIGFGPSLFEEFGLRDRRPAALVDLPRFPGDNLDASRTGGDLCVQACADDPQVAVHAIRNLARIGFGTVAVRWSQLGFGKTSSTTPDAQTPRNLMGFKDGTRNIAGTETGRLEKFVWVGEGDGPGWMTGGSYLVARRIRMNIETWDRASLQEQEDVFGRDKGEGAAVGKAKEHDPPFLKAMKPDAHVRLAHPDSNHGITILRRGYSFTDGTDGLGRLDAGLFFLAYQRDIREGFVPLQRALAAKDALNEYIQHVGSAVFAVPPGVRDADDWWGRTLFTKET